In the genome of Curtobacterium sp. MCLR17_036, the window CAAGACGATCCTCGTCGACTTCTGGGCCGAGTGGTGTGGCCCGTGCCGCGCCGTCTCGCCGATCCTCGACCAGATCGCCGAAGAGCACGCCGGCAAGATCGAGATCGTCAAGCTGAACGTGGACGACAACCCCCAGTCGGCCATGAACTACCAGATCACCTCGATCCCCGCGATGAAGGTCTTCAAGGGCGGCGAGGTCGTCAAGACCGTCATCGGCGCCAAGCCGAAGCCCGCGCTCGAGGCCGACCTCGCCGAGTTCCTCGCGTAGGTCACCCCGGTCCACCCGACGCCCCCGTCACCCACGTGGTGACGGGGGCGTCGTGCATGCCACCCGTTGCCGATCGGCCCCACCCAGCAGCCCGGGTTCCGGAGGTCGATGTCGTAGTGTGGCGGGAATGTCCCACTGAACGGAGCACTCGATGACGAACGGCAACAGCCTCGACCCCTGGTACGACTCCTACGCCCAGCGCACCGCCGGGCTGAGCGCCTCCGAGGTCCGAGCCCTGTTCGCCGTCGCCTCGCGCCCGGAAGTGGTCTCCCTGGCCGGGGGCATGCCGTACGTCTCCGCGCTCCCCAGAGAGCTCGTCACGGGCTCCCTGGACCGCGTCATGAACGAGGACGCCGCCATGGCGCTGCAGTACGGCGGCGGCCAGGGCCTGCGCTCCCTGCGCGAGCACATCGTCGACGTCATGAGCCTCGAGGGCATCCGCGCGAGTGCCGAGGACGTCGTCGTCACCACG includes:
- the trxA gene encoding thioredoxin, translating into MSNAKAVTDATFSDEVLQSDKTILVDFWAEWCGPCRAVSPILDQIAEEHAGKIEIVKLNVDDNPQSAMNYQITSIPAMKVFKGGEVVKTVIGAKPKPALEADLAEFLA